One part of the Pseudomonadota bacterium genome encodes these proteins:
- a CDS encoding rhodanese-like domain-containing protein: MAICTEEAPMSDVSREELLRRLYDPQLVVVDVLPPDSWGLRHIPGAINLPVDEIKSRAAAVLPDRDREIILYCGTST; this comes from the coding sequence ATGGCCATCTGCACCGAGGAGGCCCCGATGTCGGACGTGTCACGTGAAGAGCTCCTGCGCCGTCTGTACGACCCTCAACTCGTAGTGGTCGACGTACTCCCCCCCGATTCTTGGGGGCTCCGCCACATCCCGGGCGCGATCAACCTCCCTGTCGACGAGATCAAAAGTCGAGCCGCAGCCGTTCTGCCCGACCGCGACCGCGAGATCATCCTTTACTGCGGCACCTCGACCTGA